The region GGTTTACGTGATGGGCCAAAAACTCGGTGTTACTCCCCTTACAATCAGCCGTAAGGATGTATTCCCGCTCACCTACCCCAAGGAGGAGGAACCTCAGTACGGCAAGGTAATCATCAAGAAAGACGGTTGTTTGGATTTCGCCAAGACGATCAGCCCAAAGATAATCGATGCCGGATTACATGCGCAGCTTAACTGCGGGGATTCAACTCCAACATCATCTCAAACCTCCAGTGATTCTCCATGCGTTAGCGAAACCGTTGAGCAACGGCTGGATAAAATCAAGGATCTTTTGAACAAAGGGATAATAACTGGAGAAGAAGCGGAGAAGGCGAGAGCGCGCGTCCTCAACGATCTTTAATCTGATCTGTATTGGATGGTAAGGCTATGTATTGGTATAGGGCAGCTATGCCGCTCTGATAATTCGATGCCAGATTGCGGACAGTTGCGACTGACAGGAATTGGCCGAATTGTGACTGATTGCCTTCGTTAGCGCCACCGTCTCTAGCCTGCTCGGAAGGAGACATTCACAACCTGCCGTTCCTAACCCACTCCGGTCATAGCTCTTAACGAATTCGTTGCCACAAAGCGGTCATTGGCGAACTCACACAATCGACCCGAAAGAGACAGTCAAAAGAAATTCAATGGAGGCACAATTCTCGGCCACTGCGGACACCGACGGTTCCACAAAATAATTGGTGATTAAGAATGTTTGAGTCCGGTTTATAACTTGTCGACTTCACACTTATAACTCGTTTGCGACAGTCGGCTATTGAAATTCGCTCCCCCATTTCGGACATTTGTCTGTATTAGAGGTGGTTTGCTGACTGTTTGATGAAATCAATAAATGCCCGCAGCGGCGCAGGCAAGAGGCGACGACCGGGGTAGTAAAGAAAGGGCCCGGAGAAGCTCAACCACCACGGTTCAAGGACTGGCTCCAGTGCTCCGCTGTCAATATGTGGGCGTAGCCAGTCTTCAAAAAGATAGATGATGCCGGTACCGGCGATTGCCGCGTCGACTGCAAGATCGGTTGCCGTGCCGACCTGTACGAGGAGTGGGCCGGAAGGATCGACCCGAAGCACCTCCCCCTTACGTTCGAATTCCCACGGCGTCATCGCGCCGCTGCTGATGCAGCTGCGCAAACATTCGTGCTGGAGTAAGTCGCGTGGGTGCGTGGGTCGACCACAACGTTCAAGGTAGGCAGGTGATGCGGCCGTTGCAAAACGCTGAACCCGAGGTCCGATCGGCACGGCAATCATGTCTTGCTCTAGCCGTTCCTCGTATCGAATACCCGCGTCGCAACCTGCAGCTAGGATATCAACGAAGTTGTCGTCGGCAATTATCTCCAGTCGGATATCTGGATAGGCAGCAAGAAAAGGCGGCACAATTGCTGGCAGCACCAATCGTACTGCACTGACAGGAACATTAAGCCGCAATGTGCCGGTTGGTCGGTCGCGAAAATCGTTCACTAAGTCGAGTGCAGCCTGCACTTCGTTCAGTGCAGGCCCAAGCCGATCGAGAAAGCGTTGCCCCGCCTCGGTCGGCATAACGCTGCGTGTAGTGCGATGGAGCAGCCTGACACCGAGGTGTGTTTCCAGCCTACGTACTGATTCGCTGAGGCCCGATGCACTGCCACCACTCGCACGTGCGCCTTCGCGAAAACCCTTTGAATGGGCCACTGTGACGAAGGCGTTCAAGTCATTAAAGTCGATATTCATTGTTCGCTGTAGCGTACGACCTGTGCTAATTATACAGGCTTGTCGAACAAACGTACCGCAACTATTATGAGTTCACATGCAACCCCACAGGAGTCTTCACTTTGTCTAACATCAATCAATCCAACTCCTACAAGCTTGGCAACAATGCAGTTAAACGACTTGGTTACGGAGCCATGCAACTTGCAGGCCGTGGCGTTTTCGGACCGCCCAAGGATCATGACGCGGCGTTGGCAGTGTTGCGTGAGGCAGTTGCCAGCGGAATCAATCATGTTGACACCGCAGATTTCTATGGCCCGCACATCACCAACCACATTATCCGCGAAGCTCTGCACCCGTATCGTGACGGTCTCGTTATTGTCACCAAGATCGGCTGCAGGCGCGGCGCGGATGGATCATGGAACCGGGCCTTATCGCCAAAAGAACTGACTCAGGCGGTTCACGACAATCTTCGTAACCTGGGCATGGATGTACTCGACGTGATCAATTTACGTAGCATGTTCAACGTGCATGGTCCTGCCGAGGGATCGATCGAGGAGCCGCTCACTGTCTTGGCCGAACTTCAGCGCCAGGGCTTGGTGCGTCATATCGGGCTGAGCAACGTCACTCACACTCAGATCGCAGAAGGCCGTCGGATCTGCGACATCGTCTGCGTGCAGAACCAATACAACTTGGCACATCGTGACGACGACGCGCTGATCGACGACCTAGCCCGAAAGGGCATTGCCTATGTGCCTTTCTTCCCACTCGGCGGGTTCACACCGTTGCAATCGTCCACGCTGATTGCTGTTGCGGGTCGACTTGAGGCCACGCCAATGCAGGTCGCTCTAGCTTGGCTGCTGCAACGCTCTCCTAACATTCTGCTGATTCCCGGCACCTCGTCGGTAGCACATCTACGCGAGAACCTTGCGGCGTCAGCCTTGGTTCTTTCCAAAGATGACTTAGCCGAACTGAATAGTGTCGATTCAATAGAATCGAGATTAGTTAACGAATGAAGCTCTACATGAACGACCGTTAAGTGCGCATCGGTCATATAACATGGTGGCGAACGTCGACTTCTCCGCGCTCAGCAGAAGTCCCAAGGTCAGCGTCGGCAATGGCCGACGGCCCGTCAGTGAGGCATGTGTCCAGCATTATGTATCACGACATCGAGCCGACCGCACTCGGAAATGATGCTGGCAATTCCCGCATCGACCGATTCTGGGGAGGAAACGTCGAGTTCGAGAGGATGCAAATCGACGCTATATTCTGTTGCATAGCTTCTCACTGCCGTAGCTTGGGGTACGTTTCGGCCTTTGGTTTCCCGCATACTGGCGTAGACAATATTTCCGGCACGAGCAAGCGCACGAGCGGTGAGTGCACCGAAACCGCTCGATGCACCTGTAATAACGATAACTTGTTTCATGGCTGTTCCTTTCGATGCAGTCAAAAAATTTCTTTCATAGAATTGTGCGAGGCATCTAAATGATTCCACCGTTTGCGCGCAGCGTTTGGCCATTGATCCAGCTTCCGTCGTCTTGCGCCAGGAAGGCGACCGAGGAGGCTATGTCTTGCGGCTGGCCCAAACGCTCTAGAGGTGCCAACTTAGCCAAACGATCGACAAGTTCTTGCGGCTTTCCGTTAAGGAATAAGTCGGTGGCCGTCGGCCCTGGCGCGATAGCATTGACAGTGATGTTGCGACCTCGTAATTCCTTGGCAAGCACGCTGGTCATCGCCTCGACGCCTGCCTTAGTAGCAGCATAAACACCATAGGTCGGCTGTAACAAACCAACCACGCTCGACGAAAAATTAATGATGCGACCACCATCCCGCAAGCGTTTGACGGCTTCACGCATCGTATTGAACGTGCCTTTTAGATTGATCGCGACTTGCCGGTCGAACGTTGCATCATCGGTTTCGCCAATTGTTGTTGTCACCATGATCCCAGCGTTGTTGACTAATACGTCGACTCCACCGTAGGCCACTTCAGCGGCGTCGAACATGGCTCGCACGGCAGCCGCATCGCTGACGTCTGCTTGAACCACCAGACCGCAACCACCAGCTTGCACGATTTGTTGCTTCAGCGCCTCGGCGGGTACCGCGCTACCCGAATAGTTGATCACGACGGCAAAGCCGTCGGAGGCGAGACGTTGAGCTACCACAGCTCCGATTCCACGTGATGATCCAGTGACGATAGCTACTTTCTTGTTCACGTTGTTCAAATGAGTCTCCTTGAGGTTGAGTTTCAGCGCTTCGTAAGCTGCCCTGTCGATTCCGACTCCCATAAGTCTTTATTGCCAGGCAACGGCCGCATGATGCCAATTAACCAGCAGTGGATAAACTAGATATAATCGACAACACTATTCCATATTCGTTAACAATTAGCAGCTGCTATGGACAAATTTGAGTCAATGCGAATTTTTGCTCGCATCGTCGAGCTAAAAAGCTTTACCCGTGCCGCCGAGGATCTGCGTTATCCAAAATCGACGGTGACAAATGCCATCAAGCAGCTTGAAGCGCACCTGCGAGTGAGGTTGCTTAACCGAACCACCCGCCTAGTGACACCGACACTAGATGGTGAAGCCTATTACGCTCGCTGCGCGCGACTGCTAGCCGATTTGGAAGAAACGGAAAATGTATTCACGGATGCCGTCGCCAAGCCTGGCGGCTTGTTAAGGGTTGACATGCACGGTACGCTAGCACGTCATTTCGTGTTGCCGCAGCTAAATCAGTTCTGCGAGCGTTACCCTAACATCGAACTACAAATAGGCATCGGTGACAGATTAGTTGATCTAGTCAAGGAAGGTGTTGATTGCGTACTACGCGTAGGCGAATTGCAAGATTCGTCAATGATAGCGAGGCGACTTGCCATGTTGGAGCAAGTGACAGTTGCCAGTCCAGAATACCTGAAGCAATACGGGGAGCCACAAACAATTGGAGATCTAGACCGGCATCATGCCGTGAATTTTTTCTCGTCACAGACCGGAAAGTTCTATCCTTTCGAATTCAAGGTCAACAACGAGGTTCGTCAAATTGATATTGGCGGCAAAATCTCTGTCAACAACGCTGATGCCTACGTGGCATGCTGCCGTTCAGGTTTTGGATTGATACAGGCACCAAGATACGGCATAGCTGGATTCATTGCAACGGGCGAACTTCGTGAGGTTCTACCTGACTGTCGTCCTGCTCCTGCAAAGGTCTCAGTGTTGTATCCTCATCGGCAACAACTATCTCCCAGGGTGCGCGTGTTCGTTGACTGGCTGGCGAATATATTTAGTGTTGCTCACTAGGTGTAAGACATGCGGCCCAAGTTACCCCAGAAGGTGATTCTTTGGGACGTTGTATTCAAGATTGAATAAGTAGAAAAGTCGTTATTTTGCCTAGCTAATAAGGCTTTCCGTCTTTATGAGTAAATACCGACACGACGTGTCGGGTAACAAATCTATACTTCAACTAATGGATACGATTCAACGTAGCTATCACCATCGACACCGTAGTAAGTGACTGTCCGAGCGATTAAATCAACGTCGTATTTCACAGTTCCGGCTTTCCAGCTCGCGATCAGGAATTCTGGAAAGGTGCTTTCTCCAGCCTGATCTATGCGCAGCGCTGTAATAAGGGCTTGGGGGTTGAATGGGGGTACGTCCACCATGCCTTCTATTAACGGTGTGCCTTGTACAGCAACGGGGCCAAGATTTGTTACGTAGAGACTTTGGCAGGATGGCAGAAACCAGAAATTGCGTTTTACGCCCGCACGTCTAAGAGTTTCTGCTAAATAAGGAAAACCACCAACCTTTGGTCTGCCAGTCATAGCTCTTTGATGCGCTGATTTAAGATTTTCAATTGCGTTGTTCATTTTTTACTCCTTAATCGATGGGATATTTTTTCAATTGGCTGTGTATAACTATTTTAGTGAGTAATGCTGCCAACGCTTCACGCTCTTCAGTTGACAGCACACCGAAGAATTCTTCATCATTGGCGTCGGCTAATTTAGCCAGCTTAGGGACCATTGTTATTGCCGCCTCGGTCAACTGGATATCCTGATACCGGCGGTCTTCTACAGCCTCGGTTCTTGTTACCAATTTTTTTTCTAGCAGTTTAGAGATGAGTTTCGAAACGGCGCCTCGACTCAATCCGGTCAGTTCAGAAACCACACCTGGTGATGTTGTATCGTCACCGCTGTACATTTCTCGGATGACCACCCACTCGGCAATAGTCACGTCCATTTTTTCCAATTTACGAGCAAATGATTGCGAGACATTATTCGAAACCAACCTCATCCAAAACCCGAGGTGGGATTTCAAGTTGCTTGCTTTAAGTTTTTGTTTTCTGTTGACGGTCATTATCAGTTCCTCCGCGAATTGAATTGTAGTTTCCACGGAAACAGTTGTCAATGAAATTATTGGCGAATGAAAATTGCGTCAATAGCTATTTTTAAGCGAGGCTTTTGAAAATATGGTGAGATTCAAAAATGGATTTGCGCAAATGACATTGAATATTCACAAGGAAATTTAAAATGTCGAAGATCGAAGGCGGGTCGAAACCCGATTCAATTAGTGATGTAGCAACATTATCGTCAACTTGGGCACAATTTAACTTAACCCGCAGATTATCGACGCGCGCAGTCGCACTAACTGTGGCGCCCTACGTCTGCTTTCGAGAACTCCATCTGTCTCTTAAGAACACGCAGCGGTACTTCATTTCGCGATATTGCCTTCCGAAAAGGAGACTGTCGCGACAGACCCCTTTTGGCCGAAAAACGTCCCATGATCGCTTATTCAGCGAAGGTCTGTTCCCCGCTTGTAAGCAGTCAGTCAGACCGGCATCCTGCTTTAAATCGATTGGCCCGGCAACTACAAAGAATATATAGACCTGTATCTAGATCATAGCGTGCAGGTAATAATAGTTGCATTGCTAATTACTATGGTATACATTGCTCCCATGTTTGATCATTGCCTGTACTTTAATACTGCGTCACTAGCCCGCCAGCTCGAAAGCGAATGGGCGCAGGCGTTTAAGCCGTTCGACTTGACGCCACCTCAGGCATTTTTGCTCCGAGCTATATTGGACCGGCCTGGTTTAACGCAATGCGAATTTGCCGATGCTATGACAATTTCCAGGCCCACAGCGACGCGGGCACTGGACGGTCTTAAGGAAAAGGGATTGATCGAACGCAGAAGCACCGAACGTGACGGGCGTGAACAGGCCATCTACCCAACGGCGCCTGCAATCGCCATGCATTCGTCACTAAATGAAGCCAGCGTTCAAGTCAGTAAGCGGCTTAAGAAACTGTTGGGACCGGACGTTTTTGCTGACACAGTAACCAAGATTCGGGATGTGCGCTCCGCCCTTAAGTGAGTGTTATTTTTGCTGTATATGGTTGCATAGCTAACTATAGGAGTAGAAATCATGCAAATCGCATTAGGAAACATGGTGATTGAGCTTGCAGAAGGTCGGAAGATCGCTTTTAGAGGCGCGCGCGATGTCCATCTGGAATGTATCGAAGGCAGAATCTGGCTCACAGTCGAAGGACTGGCTGATGATTTCTTGTTAGCCAAGGGAGAACGGCTACGTATCCTCAGCAATGGACTGACTCTCATACAAGGTATGCCATCCGGGTCAGCCCACCTGGTCAGCGAGGAACCGAAGTCAATTCATGAAGGAAATCGATTTGCTTGGTTTTTTGCCTTTTTTCGGCCCATATGGTTGCATAGCTAATTAACTAGAAAGGAAATAATATGCCTATCCTGAACGTCAAAGTCAGCGCAAAGAAATCAGTGGGCCTTACCCAGTCCATCTCCGGCATCCTGTTGGAACTGACTGCGCGAATCTTGCACAAAAAGCCAGAAGTGACGTCCATTGCCATTGAATACGTCGACCCGGATGACTGGATCATTGGTGGAAAGTCGCTTTCTGAACTTGGCAAATCTAGCGTCTATTTCGATATCAAGATCACTGACGAGACCAACACCAAAGCAGAAAAGGCTCAATATATCCGCGAGGCGTTCGATGCATTCAGTACGTTGCTTGGCAACCTTCATGAAGTAAGTTACATCTACGTCGAAGATGTACGTGCTACGTCATATGGATATGGTGGGGAGACACAGGAATACCGATACCATAGCTCGGTCAGATAATCCAAGCGCGGGCAGCGATGGAAAACGCAATGTCGTAAATAATCAAATTCTACGTGGATGGCAGTGAGAATTTGGCTAACGGGGATTCACGCGCTCACGCAATTCCTGCTGGGTAGCCGGACGCGGTTACCCGCGCCCAGCCCCCTCAGAACCGTGCATGGGTCTTTCGATCCACACGGCTCAAGCCTCTGCAAAGGCATTTTTTCAATACCCGGTTTCACAACTATATTTTTCGGCATACTAATGACTCCTACGGCAATTGAGATGGTGTATTCGAAGATTGCTCGATGCGTCCGAACCGCCTTCGGATTTTTTCACAATGTAGCGAACATCCCACGGGATGCCCTTTGTGATTTCATCATGACAGGTAGGACATATGCCATCTTGCCTGAGCCAGACCCAGTAAAGCTTCCGCCGACCTCTTGTTGAGCGCAGCATTTTCTTGCCCCATCGGGATTCGAAATACGGCTCCCATTGTGGATCATGCGGATTGGCATCGGCTTTGATTTTGACATGCCGTTGTATTGGCGTGTCCGATTCTCGCAGCAAGATGAATTCTCTTCGCGTTCCATCTTCTATTTTTTCTGTTGCGGCAAATACCCAGTTTCGACTACCTCTGGATTTAAAGTATTTATCTTTAACCCATCGGGCTTCTTTATTTGGATGTCTTCTTACCGCCCATCGCCATAACATTGACCAGACATGACTATCAACCCAAGCAAA is a window of Sideroxydans sp. CL21 DNA encoding:
- a CDS encoding PEGA domain-containing protein; amino-acid sequence: MNHSRKFIALFTLLFTAGCSSTEGVSNSVGNFFRSTEDQPIKIDSEPSGAGVYVMGQKLGVTPLTISRKDVFPLTYPKEEEPQYGKVIIKKDGCLDFAKTISPKIIDAGLHAQLNCGDSTPTSSQTSSDSPCVSETVEQRLDKIKDLLNKGIITGEEAEKARARVLNDL
- a CDS encoding LysR family transcriptional regulator, whose amino-acid sequence is MNIDFNDLNAFVTVAHSKGFREGARASGGSASGLSESVRRLETHLGVRLLHRTTRSVMPTEAGQRFLDRLGPALNEVQAALDLVNDFRDRPTGTLRLNVPVSAVRLVLPAIVPPFLAAYPDIRLEIIADDNFVDILAAGCDAGIRYEERLEQDMIAVPIGPRVQRFATAASPAYLERCGRPTHPRDLLQHECLRSCISSGAMTPWEFERKGEVLRVDPSGPLLVQVGTATDLAVDAAIAGTGIIYLFEDWLRPHIDSGALEPVLEPWWLSFSGPFLYYPGRRLLPAPLRAFIDFIKQSANHL
- a CDS encoding aldo/keto reductase family oxidoreductase is translated as MSNINQSNSYKLGNNAVKRLGYGAMQLAGRGVFGPPKDHDAALAVLREAVASGINHVDTADFYGPHITNHIIREALHPYRDGLVIVTKIGCRRGADGSWNRALSPKELTQAVHDNLRNLGMDVLDVINLRSMFNVHGPAEGSIEEPLTVLAELQRQGLVRHIGLSNVTHTQIAEGRRICDIVCVQNQYNLAHRDDDALIDDLARKGIAYVPFFPLGGFTPLQSSTLIAVAGRLEATPMQVALAWLLQRSPNILLIPGTSSVAHLRENLAASALVLSKDDLAELNSVDSIESRLVNE
- a CDS encoding SDR family NAD(P)-dependent oxidoreductase, which gives rise to MKQVIVITGASSGFGALTARALARAGNIVYASMRETKGRNVPQATAVRSYATEYSVDLHPLELDVSSPESVDAGIASIISECGRLDVVIHNAGHMPH
- a CDS encoding SDR family oxidoreductase; this encodes MNKKVAIVTGSSRGIGAVVAQRLASDGFAVVINYSGSAVPAEALKQQIVQAGGCGLVVQADVSDAAAVRAMFDAAEVAYGGVDVLVNNAGIMVTTTIGETDDATFDRQVAINLKGTFNTMREAVKRLRDGGRIINFSSSVVGLLQPTYGVYAATKAGVEAMTSVLAKELRGRNITVNAIAPGPTATDLFLNGKPQELVDRLAKLAPLERLGQPQDIASSVAFLAQDDGSWINGQTLRANGGII
- a CDS encoding LysR family transcriptional regulator; its protein translation is MDKFESMRIFARIVELKSFTRAAEDLRYPKSTVTNAIKQLEAHLRVRLLNRTTRLVTPTLDGEAYYARCARLLADLEETENVFTDAVAKPGGLLRVDMHGTLARHFVLPQLNQFCERYPNIELQIGIGDRLVDLVKEGVDCVLRVGELQDSSMIARRLAMLEQVTVASPEYLKQYGEPQTIGDLDRHHAVNFFSSQTGKFYPFEFKVNNEVRQIDIGGKISVNNADAYVACCRSGFGLIQAPRYGIAGFIATGELREVLPDCRPAPAKVSVLYPHRQQLSPRVRVFVDWLANIFSVAH
- a CDS encoding DUF1398 family protein; this translates as MNNAIENLKSAHQRAMTGRPKVGGFPYLAETLRRAGVKRNFWFLPSCQSLYVTNLGPVAVQGTPLIEGMVDVPPFNPQALITALRIDQAGESTFPEFLIASWKAGTVKYDVDLIARTVTYYGVDGDSYVESYPLVEV
- a CDS encoding MarR family winged helix-turn-helix transcriptional regulator, with translation MTVNRKQKLKASNLKSHLGFWMRLVSNNVSQSFARKLEKMDVTIAEWVVIREMYSGDDTTSPGVVSELTGLSRGAVSKLISKLLEKKLVTRTEAVEDRRYQDIQLTEAAITMVPKLAKLADANDEEFFGVLSTEEREALAALLTKIVIHSQLKKYPID
- a CDS encoding MarR family transcriptional regulator; its protein translation is MFDHCLYFNTASLARQLESEWAQAFKPFDLTPPQAFLLRAILDRPGLTQCEFADAMTISRPTATRALDGLKEKGLIERRSTERDGREQAIYPTAPAIAMHSSLNEASVQVSKRLKKLLGPDVFADTVTKIRDVRSALK
- a CDS encoding DUF2917 domain-containing protein; amino-acid sequence: MQIALGNMVIELAEGRKIAFRGARDVHLECIEGRIWLTVEGLADDFLLAKGERLRILSNGLTLIQGMPSGSAHLVSEEPKSIHEGNRFAWFFAFFRPIWLHS